The Oxobacter pfennigii genome has a segment encoding these proteins:
- a CDS encoding MerR family transcriptional regulator, whose translation MSKTSWKIGELASQCGITVRTLHHYHQIGLLVPSEFTEAGHRLYTKADVSKLQQILSLKQLGLSLEEIYNFIKNPNYNPMLVIQAQLEIINEQIKLKEKLRHELEQLQTLLSFNQNISADQLLKIMELIRMNEGNYLTPELVEKLRAFLNSLTEEKKLSLKKMQPLADGTQKHALQKMISK comes from the coding sequence ATGTCAAAAACCTCTTGGAAAATTGGTGAGCTTGCAAGCCAGTGTGGAATAACAGTAAGAACACTGCACCATTACCACCAAATAGGTCTGTTAGTGCCCTCTGAATTTACCGAAGCTGGTCATAGGCTTTACACAAAGGCTGATGTATCAAAACTTCAGCAGATATTATCTCTAAAACAATTGGGACTTTCATTAGAGGAAATCTATAATTTTATTAAAAATCCTAATTATAATCCTATGCTCGTAATTCAAGCTCAACTTGAAATCATAAATGAACAGATAAAGTTAAAGGAAAAACTGCGCCATGAGCTTGAACAACTACAGACACTACTGTCATTTAACCAAAATATAAGTGCAGACCAATTATTAAAAATAATGGAGTTGATTCGAATGAATGAAGGTAATTATTTGACACCAGAGCTGGTCGAAAAGTTAAGAGCTTTCCTCAATAGCCTTACGGAAGAAAAAAAGCTATCTCTGAAAAAGATGCAGCCGCTCGCTGATGGGACACAAAAACATGCTTTACAGAAAATGATCTCAAAATAG
- a CDS encoding DHHW family protein — MRINNQKSSSIIQNIACMLPAVFILAMLVFHLALPDKTFSKEEKRYLTQWPAFHIEKVLDGSYETKFEAYFSDQFPFRNFWVNIQEGLN; from the coding sequence ATGCGGATAAATAACCAAAAAAGCTCTTCCATTATACAGAATATAGCATGTATGCTTCCGGCTGTATTTATACTTGCTATGCTTGTATTTCATCTGGCCCTGCCGGATAAGACATTTTCGAAAGAGGAGAAGCGTTACTTGACACAATGGCCTGCTTTTCATATTGAAAAAGTATTAGATGGCAGTTATGAGACTAAATTTGAAGCATATTTTTCTGATCAGTTCCCTTTCCGAAATTTTTGGGTTAATATTCAGGAAGGTTTAAATTAG